One Lycium ferocissimum isolate CSIRO_LF1 unplaced genomic scaffold, AGI_CSIRO_Lferr_CH_V1 ctg638, whole genome shotgun sequence DNA window includes the following coding sequences:
- the LOC132045248 gene encoding uncharacterized protein LOC132045248 isoform X5: MAKDAGSGSKNKDNGSNNSKNKLVSKGSSSRDMGKTDRSTRSSVKETSSKQIDISSASKRKSERLEKRTPSSMSPAKRKSGGLQQQNTPSPLRRSERCSTSSRSLGSESNSSSIKEEKREKIVKKLTMESESVSTSKKNITAPGDLKRKRMDGRTFRLSFKKQKKGGTASGSDACKDDDTDGEHGSRSQSSQLNEADLVEPEERRMLCNEQKTLHIHLKAEIAKLFGVIKVSEVIKHTAEKFLEYIMENHHVNREPETILQAFQISLSWTAASILKEKIDKDDIFLLVKQQLQFRCTKEEANNVYLKMRSLKKKFLRKLDQNGNASSSSRYSISPFKSVGEEPYKGSVSQAVKTDIIDRLQDKELGGEGSVTPTEKLRDKVIKEVQRGHGKRISMLEQEEQEKIEEFHKIWEKKKEVLEKECRLEIAVLRAIHGETAATNDRQKALEITFAKKIEEHTCLKDQQLKELEAKYSAMRNEENLNVSDSIPKTVIPVCGLYVELHGPGNAVSGLRGDMEASDAPASSPDVCHVLPVQTTNVLAASVSEEQAEITSMGRAAVSAVKQSYEAGNSGGNEEEIACKVPLPPKEHTGEVALDKRSRDCLEIAEVAPNEAVGPDKTSEVNNTIKELVTENNMLENSSVGNQRDEVNSIDGNQRTPEELPPDLPCVAAVPSSDDASSLPQTPVNLDECSRSSEDLGTHDNNMPLSENQIGTQTEAILAGSFEKQLTVGDGVPIATHHTHRECGPQTHDERNSIPISGSSPAEPLHQAVSPAGENLEPCASVLADIRVTSNQPILPEVSRVHPQSISDPRACSRKTQTVFPVVQGSAELPSQANFAFIQGSSNMPVRPAHQMATQNLAFPFQADPLHMEWERIHKEKEQVTKGLEDMKLHLRSECKKEIEEVIAPIRQKYEVKLLEAEAAYVLKKKELDMNQHKILMNKALADSFRFTCMDANFPGFPGLQQVAPPGYMQHLHQVRQQQSLRSSPIGASSSARQPGGAQQTSVSTSSVANRSVHSGETTSRSASVAVSSLSSQPAAVIRSTTFSAGTVTRPPFISAITPSRGNHRLGGEVRAPAPHLQRFKGPASIPVSSSSILPNGMPGHPRPVYVTASSPSLPQLASLQSTLQNQVQLPIVQQVPVNLSNSGNMSLDHGRGGLPAIQNPSLSARELLQAMENRSHAHRPSFMPPLPDVGCNFGSLDLSDFHSMGSVQRGSLSSETATNTVSSIVCESEIYVHLRRKNISQVPVRKKKKQKGITDKIVALQKLVSPHGNVGTASVLRETYNSIKALKDQIQDLCNTGSNSSSLFRSQGGRN; the protein is encoded by the exons ATGGCTAAGGATGCTGGATCTGGGAGCAAAAATAAGGATAACGGCAGtaataactcaaagaacaaaCTGGTTAGTAAAGGATCATCAAGTCGTGACATGGGAAAGACAGATAGATCCACAAGGTCCTCAGTTAAGGAAACCTCATCGAAACAAATTGATATAAGCTCTGCAAGTAAAAGGAAGTCTGAGCGCCTTGAGAAGCGGACCCCATCCTCCATGTCTCCTGCCAAGAGGAAGTCTGGGGGACTTCAACAGCAGAATACTCCGAGCCCTTTAAGAAGGTCTGAAAGGTGCTCTACTTCATCAAGGTCCTTAGGCAGCGAATCCAATTCTTCTAGTATAAAGGAGGAGAAACGAGAGAAGATTGTGAAGAAGCTGACAATGGAATCTGAAAGTGTTAGCACTAGCAAGAAGAATATCACAGCACCTGGtgatttaaaaaggaaaagaatggaTGGCAGAACTTTCAGGTTATCattcaaaaaacaaaagaaaggagGTACTGCATCAG GTTCGGATGCTTGTAAAGATGATGATACTGATGGGGAGCATGGTTCTAGATCTCAATCTAGTCAGTTGAATGAAGCAGACCTGGTTGAGcctgaagaaagaagaatgctGTGCAATGAGCAGAAAACCCTCCATATCCATCTGAAAGCTGAGATAGCAAAACTTTTTGGAGTGATAAAAGTTTCG GAAGTTATCAAACATACAGCGGAAAAGTTTCTGGAATATATTATGGAGAATCATCATGTTAATAGGGAACCTGAAACTATTTTACAGGCTTTCCAAATATCTCTG TCTTGGACCGCAGCTTCAATCTTAAAGGAAAAGATTGACAAAGACGATATATTCTTGCTCGTAAAACAGCAGTTACAGTTCAGATGCACTAAAGAAGAGGCAAATAATGTATATCTGAAGATGCGTTCCTTAAAGAAGAAGTTTTTGCGGAAATTGGATCAAAATGGTAATGCTTCAAGCTCTTCAAGATATTCTATATCACCATTCAAATCTGTTGGAGAAGAACCATATAAGGGAAGCGTATCACAAGCTGTGAAAACTGATATCATAGACAGGTTACAAGATAAAGAGTTAGGTGGAGAAGGCAGTGTGACTCCTACAGAAAAACTTAGGGATAAGGTCATTAAGGAGGTTCAGCGTGGACATGGCAAACGAATATCCATGCTGGAACAAGAGGAACAGGAGAAAATTGAGGAGTTCCATAAAATCTgggagaagaaaaaagaagtgcTAGAGAAGGAGTGCAGACTGGAGATAGCTGTTCTCCGCGCTATACATGGTGAGACTGCAGCAACAAATGATAGACAAAAAGCATTAGAAATTACGTTTgcaaagaaaattgaagagcaCACATGCCTAAAGGACCAGCAACTGAAAGAGCTTGAGGCTAAGTACTCTGCTATGAGGAATGAGGAAAATTTAAATGTCTCTGACAGTATTCCTAAGACTGTTATCCCTGTGTGCGGACTTTATGTTGAGTTACATGGTCCAGGAAATGCTGTATCCGGGTTGCGGGGTGACATGGAAGCATCTGATGCACCTGCATCTTCTCCAGATGTGTGCCATGTTCTTCCTGTTCAAACTACTAATGTTTTAGCAGCTTCAGTTTCAGAAGAGCAAGCTGAGATCACATCTATGGGGAGAGCAGCAGTTTCTGCAGTTAAGCAGTCCTATGAAGCAGGTAATTCAGGTGGCAATGAAGAGGAAATAGCATGCAAGGTTCCTCTGCCTCCCAAAGAACATACTGGTGAAGTTGCATTGGACAAGAGAAGTAGAGACTGTTTGGAAATAGCTGAAGTTGCCCCTAATGAAGCTGTTGGACCTGATAAAACTTCTGAAGTAAATAACACTATTAAAGAATTGGTTACAGAAAATAATATGCTGGAAAATAGTTCTGTTGGAAACCAGAGAGACGAAGTTAATTCCATTGACGGAAACCAAAGAACTCCAGAGGAATTGCCACCAGACTTGCCTTGTGTAGCAGCAGTCCCTTCTTCAGATGATGCTAGTTCTTTGCCGCAAACTCCA GTAAACTTAGATGAATGTTCCCGGTCTTCAGAAGATCTTGGAACACATGATAACAATATGCCACTTAGTGAAAACCAGATTGGAACACAAACTGAAGCAATTTTAGCTGGCAGTTTTGAGAAACAGCTCACAGTAGGTGATGGTGTTCCCATTGCCACTCACCATACTCACAGGGAGTGTGGACCTCAAACCCATGATGAAAGAAACTCTATTCCAATCTCTGGATCCTCCCCAGCAGAACCTTTACATCAAGCTGTTTCTCCAGCTGGGGAAAATCTGGAGCCTTGTGCATCTGTTCTGGCAGACATAAGGGTTACCAGCAATCAACCTATCTTACCAGAAGTCAGCAGAGTGCATCCTCAATCCATTTCGGATCCGCGTGCATGTTCTCGGAAAACTCAAACTGTGTTTCCAGTGGTTCAGGGTTCTGCTGAACTTCCCAGTCAAGCTAATTTTGCCTTTATTCAGGGATCTAGCAACATGCCAGTGCGTCCTGCCCATCAGATGGCCACTCAAAatttagcctttcctttccaagCTGACCCTCTTCATATGGAATGGGAAAGAATacataaagaaaaagaacaagtgACAAAGGGCCTTGAGGATATG AAATTGCATTTGAGATCCGAGTGCAAGAAGGAGATAGAGGAGGTTATAGCACCAATTCGTCAGAAATATGAAGTAAAGCTTCTGGAGGCTGAGGCAGCATATgttttgaagaagaaggagcTTGATATGAATCAGCACAAAATTCTCATGAATAAAGCTCTGGCTGATTCCTTCAGATTTACATGCATGGATGCCAACTTTCCTGGGTTTCCAGGTTTACAACAAG TTGCGCCTCCTGGTTATATGCAACATCTACATCAGGTACGGCAGCAGCAGAGTTTAAGATCTTCCCCAATCGGTGCTTCGTCCTCTGCTCGCCAACCTGGGGGAGCCCAGCAGACATCTGTCTCAACGTCGTCAGTTGCTAATCGTTCAGTACATTCAGGGGAGACTACATCAAGATCTGCATCTGTTGCTGTTTCATCTTTATCTAGCCAACCTGCTGCTGTTATTCGTTCAACAACATTTTCTGCGGGAACTGTAACCAGGCCGCCTTTCATTAGCGCAATTACCCCTTCCAGGGGTAATCATCGATTAGGTGGTGAAGTTCGTGCTCCAGCCCCTCATCTTCAGCGTTTCAAGGGACCCGCATCGATCCCTGTTAGCAGTTCATCAATCCTTCCAAATGGCATGCCAGGTCATCCACGACCTGTTTACGTAACTGCATCATCACCTTCACTTCCGCAGCTTGCatctctacaatcaacattacaAAATCAAGTGCAACTACCCATAGTGCAACAAGTACCTGTAAATCTTTCTAATTCTGGGAATATGTCATTGGACCATGGACGTGGAGGACTGCCTGCTATACAGAATCCATCTCTCTCAGCACGGGAATTGCTTCAAGCAATGGAGAATCGATCTCATGCACACAGGCCTAGTTTTATGCCACCTTTACCAGATGTTGGCTGCAACTTTGGTTCATTAGATCTATctgattttcattcaatgggCAGTGTACAGAGAGGTTCTCTCTCTTCAGAGACAGCTACTAAT ACTGTTTCATCCATTGTTTGTGAATCAGAGATTTATGTTCACCTAAGGAGAAAGAACATCTCACAG GTGCCtgtgaggaaaaagaagaaacagaAAGGCATAACGGACAAGATTGTAGCTCTGCAAAAGCTAGTTTCTCCTCATGGCAAT GTTGGCACAGCTTCAGTCCTCCGTGAGACTTATAACTCTATCAAGGCTCTTAAAGATCAGATTCAG GACTTGTGTAACACGGGAAGCAACAGTAGTTCCCTTTTTCGCTCACAG GGTGGAAGAAATTGA
- the LOC132045248 gene encoding uncharacterized protein LOC132045248 isoform X3, which yields MAKDAGSGSKNKDNGSNNSKNKLVSKGSSSRDMGKTDRSTRSSVKETSSKQIDISSASKRKSERLEKRTPSSMSPAKRKSGGLQQQNTPSPLRRSERCSTSSRSLGSESNSSSIKEEKREKIVKKLTMESESVSTSKKNITAPGDLKRKRMDGRTFRLSFKKQKKGGTASGSDACKDDDTDGEHGSRSQSSQLNEADLVEPEERRMLCNEQKTLHIHLKAEIAKLFGVIKVSEVIKHTAEKFLEYIMENHHVNREPETILQAFQISLSWTAASILKEKIDKDDIFLLVKQQLQFRCTKEEANNVYLKMRSLKKKFLRKLDQNGNASSSSRYSISPFKSVGEEPYKGSVSQAVKTDIIDRLQDKELGGEGSVTPTEKLRDKVIKEVQRGHGKRISMLEQEEQEKIEEFHKIWEKKKEVLEKECRLEIAVLRAIHGETAATNDRQKALEITFAKKIEEHTCLKDQQLKELEAKYSAMRNEENLNVSDSIPKTVIPVCGLYVELHGPGNAVSGLRGDMEASDAPASSPDVCHVLPVQTTNVLAASVSEEQAEITSMGRAAVSAVKQSYEAGNSGGNEEEIACKVPLPPKEHTGEVALDKRSRDCLEIAEVAPNEAVGPDKTSEVNNTIKELVTENNMLENSSVGNQRDEVNSIDGNQRTPEELPPDLPCVAAVPSSDDASSLPQTPVNLDECSRSSEDLGTHDNNMPLSENQIGTQTEAILAGSFEKQLTVGDGVPIATHHTHRECGPQTHDERNSIPISGSSPAEPLHQAVSPAGENLEPCASVLADIRVTSNQPILPEVSRVHPQSISDPRACSRKTQTVFPVVQGSAELPSQANFAFIQGSSNMPVRPAHQMATQNLAFPFQADPLHMEWERIHKEKEQVTKGLEDMKLHLRSECKKEIEEVIAPIRQKYEVKLLEAEAAYVLKKKELDMNQHKILMNKALADSFRFTCMDANFPGFPGLQQVAPPGYMQHLHQVRQQQSLRSSPIGASSSARQPGGAQQTSVSTSSVANRSVHSGETTSRSASVAVSSLSSQPAAVIRSTTFSAGTVTRPPFISAITPSRGNHRLGGEVRAPAPHLQRFKGPASIPVSSSSILPNGMPGHPRPVYVTASSPSLPQLASLQSTLQNQVQLPIVQQVPVNLSNSGNMSLDHGRGGLPAIQNPSLSARELLQAMENRSHAHRPSFMPPLPDVGCNFGSLDLSDFHSMGSVQRGSLSSETATNVPVRKKKKQKGITDKIVALQKLVSPHGNVGTASVLRETYNSIKALKDQIQDLCNTGSNSSSLFRSQNSRVEEIDVQRRDFCLVPVSLVQKLTDKDVYDHENRSL from the exons ATGGCTAAGGATGCTGGATCTGGGAGCAAAAATAAGGATAACGGCAGtaataactcaaagaacaaaCTGGTTAGTAAAGGATCATCAAGTCGTGACATGGGAAAGACAGATAGATCCACAAGGTCCTCAGTTAAGGAAACCTCATCGAAACAAATTGATATAAGCTCTGCAAGTAAAAGGAAGTCTGAGCGCCTTGAGAAGCGGACCCCATCCTCCATGTCTCCTGCCAAGAGGAAGTCTGGGGGACTTCAACAGCAGAATACTCCGAGCCCTTTAAGAAGGTCTGAAAGGTGCTCTACTTCATCAAGGTCCTTAGGCAGCGAATCCAATTCTTCTAGTATAAAGGAGGAGAAACGAGAGAAGATTGTGAAGAAGCTGACAATGGAATCTGAAAGTGTTAGCACTAGCAAGAAGAATATCACAGCACCTGGtgatttaaaaaggaaaagaatggaTGGCAGAACTTTCAGGTTATCattcaaaaaacaaaagaaaggagGTACTGCATCAG GTTCGGATGCTTGTAAAGATGATGATACTGATGGGGAGCATGGTTCTAGATCTCAATCTAGTCAGTTGAATGAAGCAGACCTGGTTGAGcctgaagaaagaagaatgctGTGCAATGAGCAGAAAACCCTCCATATCCATCTGAAAGCTGAGATAGCAAAACTTTTTGGAGTGATAAAAGTTTCG GAAGTTATCAAACATACAGCGGAAAAGTTTCTGGAATATATTATGGAGAATCATCATGTTAATAGGGAACCTGAAACTATTTTACAGGCTTTCCAAATATCTCTG TCTTGGACCGCAGCTTCAATCTTAAAGGAAAAGATTGACAAAGACGATATATTCTTGCTCGTAAAACAGCAGTTACAGTTCAGATGCACTAAAGAAGAGGCAAATAATGTATATCTGAAGATGCGTTCCTTAAAGAAGAAGTTTTTGCGGAAATTGGATCAAAATGGTAATGCTTCAAGCTCTTCAAGATATTCTATATCACCATTCAAATCTGTTGGAGAAGAACCATATAAGGGAAGCGTATCACAAGCTGTGAAAACTGATATCATAGACAGGTTACAAGATAAAGAGTTAGGTGGAGAAGGCAGTGTGACTCCTACAGAAAAACTTAGGGATAAGGTCATTAAGGAGGTTCAGCGTGGACATGGCAAACGAATATCCATGCTGGAACAAGAGGAACAGGAGAAAATTGAGGAGTTCCATAAAATCTgggagaagaaaaaagaagtgcTAGAGAAGGAGTGCAGACTGGAGATAGCTGTTCTCCGCGCTATACATGGTGAGACTGCAGCAACAAATGATAGACAAAAAGCATTAGAAATTACGTTTgcaaagaaaattgaagagcaCACATGCCTAAAGGACCAGCAACTGAAAGAGCTTGAGGCTAAGTACTCTGCTATGAGGAATGAGGAAAATTTAAATGTCTCTGACAGTATTCCTAAGACTGTTATCCCTGTGTGCGGACTTTATGTTGAGTTACATGGTCCAGGAAATGCTGTATCCGGGTTGCGGGGTGACATGGAAGCATCTGATGCACCTGCATCTTCTCCAGATGTGTGCCATGTTCTTCCTGTTCAAACTACTAATGTTTTAGCAGCTTCAGTTTCAGAAGAGCAAGCTGAGATCACATCTATGGGGAGAGCAGCAGTTTCTGCAGTTAAGCAGTCCTATGAAGCAGGTAATTCAGGTGGCAATGAAGAGGAAATAGCATGCAAGGTTCCTCTGCCTCCCAAAGAACATACTGGTGAAGTTGCATTGGACAAGAGAAGTAGAGACTGTTTGGAAATAGCTGAAGTTGCCCCTAATGAAGCTGTTGGACCTGATAAAACTTCTGAAGTAAATAACACTATTAAAGAATTGGTTACAGAAAATAATATGCTGGAAAATAGTTCTGTTGGAAACCAGAGAGACGAAGTTAATTCCATTGACGGAAACCAAAGAACTCCAGAGGAATTGCCACCAGACTTGCCTTGTGTAGCAGCAGTCCCTTCTTCAGATGATGCTAGTTCTTTGCCGCAAACTCCA GTAAACTTAGATGAATGTTCCCGGTCTTCAGAAGATCTTGGAACACATGATAACAATATGCCACTTAGTGAAAACCAGATTGGAACACAAACTGAAGCAATTTTAGCTGGCAGTTTTGAGAAACAGCTCACAGTAGGTGATGGTGTTCCCATTGCCACTCACCATACTCACAGGGAGTGTGGACCTCAAACCCATGATGAAAGAAACTCTATTCCAATCTCTGGATCCTCCCCAGCAGAACCTTTACATCAAGCTGTTTCTCCAGCTGGGGAAAATCTGGAGCCTTGTGCATCTGTTCTGGCAGACATAAGGGTTACCAGCAATCAACCTATCTTACCAGAAGTCAGCAGAGTGCATCCTCAATCCATTTCGGATCCGCGTGCATGTTCTCGGAAAACTCAAACTGTGTTTCCAGTGGTTCAGGGTTCTGCTGAACTTCCCAGTCAAGCTAATTTTGCCTTTATTCAGGGATCTAGCAACATGCCAGTGCGTCCTGCCCATCAGATGGCCACTCAAAatttagcctttcctttccaagCTGACCCTCTTCATATGGAATGGGAAAGAATacataaagaaaaagaacaagtgACAAAGGGCCTTGAGGATATG AAATTGCATTTGAGATCCGAGTGCAAGAAGGAGATAGAGGAGGTTATAGCACCAATTCGTCAGAAATATGAAGTAAAGCTTCTGGAGGCTGAGGCAGCATATgttttgaagaagaaggagcTTGATATGAATCAGCACAAAATTCTCATGAATAAAGCTCTGGCTGATTCCTTCAGATTTACATGCATGGATGCCAACTTTCCTGGGTTTCCAGGTTTACAACAAG TTGCGCCTCCTGGTTATATGCAACATCTACATCAGGTACGGCAGCAGCAGAGTTTAAGATCTTCCCCAATCGGTGCTTCGTCCTCTGCTCGCCAACCTGGGGGAGCCCAGCAGACATCTGTCTCAACGTCGTCAGTTGCTAATCGTTCAGTACATTCAGGGGAGACTACATCAAGATCTGCATCTGTTGCTGTTTCATCTTTATCTAGCCAACCTGCTGCTGTTATTCGTTCAACAACATTTTCTGCGGGAACTGTAACCAGGCCGCCTTTCATTAGCGCAATTACCCCTTCCAGGGGTAATCATCGATTAGGTGGTGAAGTTCGTGCTCCAGCCCCTCATCTTCAGCGTTTCAAGGGACCCGCATCGATCCCTGTTAGCAGTTCATCAATCCTTCCAAATGGCATGCCAGGTCATCCACGACCTGTTTACGTAACTGCATCATCACCTTCACTTCCGCAGCTTGCatctctacaatcaacattacaAAATCAAGTGCAACTACCCATAGTGCAACAAGTACCTGTAAATCTTTCTAATTCTGGGAATATGTCATTGGACCATGGACGTGGAGGACTGCCTGCTATACAGAATCCATCTCTCTCAGCACGGGAATTGCTTCAAGCAATGGAGAATCGATCTCATGCACACAGGCCTAGTTTTATGCCACCTTTACCAGATGTTGGCTGCAACTTTGGTTCATTAGATCTATctgattttcattcaatgggCAGTGTACAGAGAGGTTCTCTCTCTTCAGAGACAGCTACTAAT GTGCCtgtgaggaaaaagaagaaacagaAAGGCATAACGGACAAGATTGTAGCTCTGCAAAAGCTAGTTTCTCCTCATGGCAAT GTTGGCACAGCTTCAGTCCTCCGTGAGACTTATAACTCTATCAAGGCTCTTAAAGATCAGATTCAG GACTTGTGTAACACGGGAAGCAACAGTAGTTCCCTTTTTCGCTCACAG AATAGCAGGGTGGAAGAAATTGATGTACAAAGAAGAGATTTTTGCTTGGTTCCAGTGTCACTTGTGCAGAAACTAACAGACAAAGACGTTTACGACCATGAAAACAGGTCTCTATAA